The following proteins are co-located in the Trichormus variabilis 0441 genome:
- a CDS encoding GuaB3 family IMP dehydrogenase-related protein — MEIQLGRGKTARRAYGIDEIALVPGNRTLDPSLADTRWKIGNIEREIPIIASAMDGVVDVKMAVRLSQLGALGVINLEGIQTRYADPEPILDRIASVGKDEFVSLMQELYAEPIKPELITKRIQEIKEQGGIAAVSATPVGASKYGEVVAQAGADLFFIQATVVSTAHLSPESVVPLDLAEFCRSMPIPVILGNCVTYEVTLNLLKAGAAAVLVGIGPGAACTSRGVLGVGVPQATAIADCAAARDDYYRETGNYIPIIADGGLITGGDICKCIACGADGVMIGSPFARAAEAPGRGFHWGMATPSPVLPRGTRIRVGTTGTLEQILTGPAGLDDGTHNLLGALKTSMGTLGAKDIKEMQQVEVVIAPSLLTEGKVYQKAQQLGMGK, encoded by the coding sequence GTGGAAATTCAACTTGGGCGGGGAAAGACAGCTCGCAGAGCATATGGCATTGATGAAATTGCTCTAGTCCCCGGTAACAGAACACTCGATCCGAGTTTAGCTGATACTCGGTGGAAAATTGGCAATATCGAGCGAGAAATCCCGATTATTGCCAGTGCAATGGATGGGGTTGTTGATGTCAAGATGGCGGTGCGTTTATCGCAACTTGGGGCATTAGGAGTTATCAACTTGGAAGGCATTCAAACTCGTTATGCTGACCCAGAACCGATTTTAGATCGGATTGCTTCGGTAGGCAAAGATGAGTTTGTCTCTTTAATGCAGGAGCTTTATGCCGAACCCATCAAACCAGAATTAATTACCAAGCGTATTCAAGAAATTAAAGAACAAGGTGGGATTGCAGCTGTTAGTGCTACTCCAGTAGGAGCCAGCAAATATGGTGAGGTAGTAGCCCAAGCCGGGGCAGATTTATTTTTTATTCAAGCTACGGTAGTTTCTACCGCCCACTTGTCACCAGAATCTGTAGTACCCCTGGATTTGGCTGAATTTTGCCGTTCTATGCCAATTCCCGTAATTTTGGGTAACTGTGTGACATACGAAGTCACCTTGAACTTGTTAAAAGCTGGGGCGGCGGCTGTCTTAGTAGGGATTGGCCCTGGTGCAGCTTGTACCTCTCGTGGGGTATTAGGTGTAGGAGTACCCCAAGCAACTGCGATCGCTGATTGCGCCGCCGCACGGGATGATTACTATCGGGAAACAGGTAATTATATCCCCATCATCGCTGATGGCGGTTTAATTACTGGTGGTGATATTTGTAAATGTATTGCCTGTGGCGCTGACGGCGTAATGATCGGTTCTCCCTTTGCTAGAGCCGCCGAAGCTCCAGGAAGAGGCTTCCATTGGGGTATGGCAACACCTAGCCCTGTATTGCCCCGTGGGACGCGGATTCGCGTCGGTACAACCGGCACTCTTGAACAAATATTAACTGGGCCAGCCGGACTAGATGATGGTACTCATAACTTATTGGGAGCTTTAAAAACTAGCATGGGTACTTTGGGAGCAAAAGATATTAAAGAAATGCAGCAAGTTGAAGTTGTAATTGCTCCTTCTTTGTTAACTGAGGGCAAAGTTTACCAAAAAGCTCAACAATTAGGTATGGGTAAATAA
- the trxA gene encoding thioredoxin: MSAAAQVTDSTFKQEVLDSDVPVLVDFWAPWCGPCRMVAPVVDEIAQQYEGKIKVVKVNTDENPQVASQYGIRSIPTLMIFKGGQKVDMVVGAVPKTTLSQTLEKHL, from the coding sequence ATGTCAGCAGCCGCACAAGTTACAGATTCTACTTTTAAGCAAGAAGTACTCGACAGCGATGTACCAGTTTTGGTTGATTTTTGGGCCCCTTGGTGTGGTCCTTGCAGAATGGTCGCTCCTGTTGTCGATGAAATAGCTCAACAGTACGAAGGTAAAATAAAAGTGGTGAAAGTCAACACTGATGAGAATCCGCAAGTTGCAAGTCAGTACGGCATCCGCAGCATCCCCACACTTATGATTTTTAAAGGTGGGCAGAAAGTCGATATGGTAGTCGGTGCGGTGCCTAAAACAACATTATCTCAAACCCTAGAAAAGCATCTGTGA
- a CDS encoding LOG family protein, with the protein MTSSASFETFESLQADLVELIDRLPTLKNRQLIYNALATIVRLADSDIERLDWKILSAALADMERGFQLFYDYRHVRKVTIFGSARLLPQAPEYQMAVEFGRAVTRMGFMVMTGGGGGIMQAGHEGAGRENSFGLNIHLPFEQQANPIIEGDPKLIHFKYFFTRKLFLLKESDAIALFPGGFGTQDEAFECMTLSQTGKFGPVPVVLIDHPGGDYWQSWSEYINQHLVKTGLVNPEDPSLYTVTDSLEVACDAITRFYQVYHSCRYVGDRLVIRLTQELSDAEVEQLNAEFSDILVQGKIERSESLPQENQDETVGLPRLVLSFNQRDLGRLYQMIAVINQMGIPATKEQVHPERK; encoded by the coding sequence ATGACCTCATCTGCGTCGTTTGAAACATTTGAGTCTCTCCAAGCCGATCTTGTTGAACTAATCGATCGCTTACCGACATTAAAAAATCGGCAACTTATTTATAATGCTTTGGCAACAATAGTCCGTCTAGCGGACAGCGATATTGAACGTCTCGATTGGAAAATATTATCTGCGGCTTTAGCAGATATGGAACGAGGCTTCCAATTATTTTATGATTACCGACACGTCCGCAAAGTAACCATCTTCGGCTCGGCTCGTCTATTGCCACAAGCCCCAGAGTACCAAATGGCAGTGGAATTTGGCCGTGCGGTAACTCGGATGGGATTTATGGTAATGACCGGAGGAGGTGGTGGTATTATGCAGGCTGGTCACGAGGGTGCAGGACGAGAAAATTCCTTTGGATTGAACATTCACCTGCCTTTTGAACAGCAAGCAAACCCAATTATTGAGGGTGATCCCAAGCTGATTCACTTTAAATATTTCTTTACCCGCAAGCTGTTTCTCCTCAAAGAAAGCGATGCTATAGCTTTGTTTCCTGGTGGGTTTGGTACTCAAGATGAAGCGTTTGAGTGCATGACTTTAAGCCAGACAGGTAAATTTGGCCCTGTACCAGTAGTTTTAATAGATCATCCTGGCGGTGATTATTGGCAATCTTGGAGCGAATACATCAATCAGCATCTAGTGAAAACAGGTTTGGTAAATCCTGAAGACCCTAGCCTGTACACCGTCACAGATAGTCTAGAAGTAGCCTGTGATGCCATAACCCGCTTTTATCAGGTTTATCATTCCTGTCGCTATGTGGGCGATCGCTTGGTAATTCGCTTAACCCAAGAATTATCAGATGCTGAGGTTGAGCAACTGAATGCTGAATTTAGTGACATTCTCGTCCAAGGAAAGATAGAAAGAAGTGAGTCTTTGCCTCAAGAAAACCAAGATGAAACCGTGGGATTACCCCGCCTAGTTTTATCCTTCAATCAACGGGACTTGGGACGTTTATATCAGATGATTGCGGTAATTAATCAAATGGGTATTCCTGCTACCAAAGAGCAGGTACATCCAGAGAGGAAATAG
- a CDS encoding D-alanyl-D-alanine carboxypeptidase/D-alanyl-D-alanine-endopeptidase: MLELLSSGLVSIWLEMAGVQIKPADALDALTWQSSPGLVIAPDPNPAGINTVKEYLKGLVTTKLIAQNLAESQGIWLQSGPMLMANHQGTTPLPAASLTKIATSLAAFTTFGPEHQFETTIATNASVVNGVLQGDLIINGGGDPMFVWEEAIALGNTLNKMGIKQVKGNLVITGNFAMNFQRHPLLAGQMLKQSLNSKTWTRPANYIHSIMPKGTPKPQVVINGTIKFFAQANPKQTLLVRHRSLPLKQLIKEMNVYSNNEMAQMLAEAVGGHTVVQAKAAKLARVPETEIQLINGSGLGPENRISPRAVCAMLMALQHEAAAAQLNLADLFPISGFDHRGTMHSRHLPMATVMKTGTLRDVSALAGVVPTRDRGLVWFAIINRGPQIGAFRQQQDKLLQRLVQQLQVAPSTPTALTPHSPKSLPDLGNTNRSEIVYGG; this comes from the coding sequence ATGCTGGAATTGTTGAGTTCGGGTTTGGTTTCTATCTGGCTGGAAATGGCTGGTGTGCAAATCAAGCCTGCGGATGCTTTAGATGCACTAACTTGGCAAAGTAGCCCAGGCTTGGTTATTGCACCTGATCCGAATCCAGCAGGAATTAATACAGTCAAGGAATATCTGAAGGGATTAGTCACGACAAAATTAATTGCTCAGAATTTAGCAGAAAGCCAAGGAATTTGGTTGCAGTCAGGGCCGATGTTGATGGCTAATCATCAAGGAACTACACCTCTGCCGGCAGCTTCTCTCACTAAAATTGCTACTTCACTGGCGGCTTTTACTACTTTCGGCCCAGAACATCAATTTGAAACGACGATCGCCACTAATGCTTCAGTTGTTAATGGCGTATTACAAGGTGATTTAATCATTAATGGCGGCGGCGACCCGATGTTTGTTTGGGAAGAAGCGATCGCCCTGGGTAATACGCTCAATAAAATGGGAATCAAGCAGGTAAAGGGCAATTTGGTAATTACAGGCAATTTTGCCATGAATTTCCAACGCCATCCCCTCTTGGCTGGGCAAATGCTCAAACAATCACTAAATTCTAAAACCTGGACTCGTCCAGCAAATTATATACATTCCATCATGCCTAAGGGAACACCAAAGCCCCAGGTAGTAATTAATGGCACAATCAAATTTTTCGCCCAGGCCAACCCCAAACAAACTTTACTTGTGCGTCACCGTTCCTTACCCTTGAAACAATTGATCAAGGAGATGAACGTTTACAGCAATAATGAGATGGCGCAGATGTTGGCAGAAGCGGTGGGAGGCCATACTGTAGTCCAAGCCAAAGCTGCCAAACTAGCAAGAGTACCAGAGACAGAAATTCAATTAATTAATGGTTCGGGACTGGGCCCAGAAAATCGAATTTCTCCCAGGGCGGTTTGTGCGATGTTGATGGCGCTGCAACATGAAGCTGCTGCGGCTCAACTCAATCTAGCAGACTTGTTTCCCATCTCTGGCTTTGATCACCGAGGCACAATGCACTCTCGACATTTGCCGATGGCTACTGTGATGAAAACTGGGACGTTGCGGGATGTAAGTGCTTTAGCTGGAGTTGTACCCACACGCGATCGCGGTTTGGTTTGGTTCGCTATCATTAACCGTGGCCCCCAAATTGGCGCTTTCCGCCAACAACAAGACAAACTTTTACAACGTCTAGTACAGCAATTACAAGTAGCCCCTAGCACACCCACAGCCCTTACCCCCCATTCACCTAAATCTTTACCCGATCTGGGGAATACTAACCGCAGTGAAATTGTGTATGGTGGCTAG
- a CDS encoding glycosyltransferase family 39 protein, producing MRDLKLTPRWLRLFLLILLVTGVFFRFFHLDYKIYWHDEAYTSIRAAGFTRQEIDQEIFQNHIIPAPYLLKFQRLKPGSTVVDTINSLKIEDPHHPPLYFLMARFWMQMFGSSLTASRTLPALLSLLALPLMYALGLELFASTTVALFATVLLALSPFDILFAQTARQYSLLTVAVIGSNFLLLRAWRLSTWQNWSLYTLSNIIGWYTHPFFVLTVVAQGTYIFLGRTFQQENRQSTRKNVIYFLVAIASSLILYLPWLVVLVTNRQRALETTSWTGDTVDIWYLLKLWLVSFSSLFFDLDFGFDTIWNGIRSSLLKLAVIMLIAGATYLVCHQTKRATWLFIITTILVPFLSLALPDLLLGGRRSTVSRYLISSYPGVQLAVAYLLGTKIISQRWLWQGVTLLIFTGSIASATVSASAHTWWSKDLSYHNFEIINRINGSSSPVIVSDIGDEYTNTGDLIAQSYSLQDHVRLLLLTQPTNLENANLNLFLSQNNQLLTFRPSQQILGALKQNKKQVLPVFEPGRLWQIKNTLTQEVNSKSTNIRSK from the coding sequence ATGCGGGATCTCAAACTTACTCCGCGTTGGTTGAGGTTATTTTTACTAATACTATTGGTAACAGGTGTATTTTTCCGCTTTTTTCATCTCGACTACAAAATTTACTGGCACGATGAAGCCTATACATCTATACGGGCGGCGGGCTTCACACGCCAAGAAATAGACCAAGAAATTTTTCAAAATCACATCATACCAGCACCATATTTACTGAAGTTTCAGCGATTGAAACCAGGAAGCACTGTAGTAGATACAATTAACTCACTAAAAATTGAAGACCCGCATCATCCACCACTTTATTTCTTAATGGCTCGCTTTTGGATGCAGATGTTTGGCAGTTCTCTCACTGCGTCCCGGACCTTGCCCGCTTTACTGAGTTTGTTGGCGTTGCCATTAATGTATGCTTTGGGGCTGGAGTTATTTGCTTCTACAACAGTGGCTTTGTTTGCAACAGTGCTTTTAGCTTTGTCTCCTTTTGATATTCTGTTTGCTCAAACAGCCAGACAGTACAGCTTACTAACAGTAGCAGTCATTGGGAGCAATTTTTTATTATTACGGGCTTGGCGCTTATCTACCTGGCAAAATTGGAGTTTGTATACTCTCAGCAACATTATAGGCTGGTACACCCATCCTTTTTTTGTTCTAACGGTAGTTGCTCAAGGAACTTATATATTTTTAGGGCGGACATTTCAGCAAGAAAATAGGCAATCAACTAGAAAGAATGTCATATATTTCTTAGTGGCGATCGCTAGCTCGCTTATTTTATATCTTCCTTGGTTAGTAGTACTAGTCACTAACCGCCAACGGGCATTAGAAACCACAAGTTGGACTGGAGATACAGTTGACATATGGTATTTATTAAAACTATGGCTGGTTAGTTTTAGTTCTTTATTTTTTGACTTAGACTTTGGTTTTGACACTATCTGGAACGGTATCCGTTCTTCTCTATTGAAACTAGCCGTTATTATGTTAATAGCTGGGGCAACTTATTTAGTGTGTCACCAAACTAAAAGAGCAACCTGGTTATTTATTATTACTACAATTCTCGTTCCTTTTCTCAGTTTAGCTTTGCCAGATTTACTACTAGGGGGTAGGCGCTCTACTGTCAGCCGTTACTTGATATCTTCTTATCCTGGTGTGCAACTTGCAGTTGCTTATTTATTAGGAACTAAAATTATTTCCCAACGCTGGTTATGGCAAGGTGTGACTCTACTTATTTTCACAGGCAGTATCGCATCAGCTACTGTTAGTGCTTCTGCACACACTTGGTGGAGCAAGGATTTAAGCTATCATAATTTTGAAATAATTAATCGGATTAACGGTAGTTCCTCACCAGTGATAGTCAGTGATATTGGAGATGAATACACTAACACTGGCGATCTAATTGCCCAGAGTTATTCACTTCAAGATCATGTAAGATTACTGCTTTTAACTCAGCCTACTAATTTGGAGAATGCTAATTTAAATCTTTTCCTTTCCCAAAATAATCAATTGTTGACATTTCGTCCGTCACAGCAAATATTAGGAGCTTTAAAACAAAATAAAAAACAGGTGCTTCCAGTGTTTGAGCCTGGAAGACTTTGGCAAATAAAAAATACCCTAACTCAAGAAGTTAATTCAAAATCAACAAATATTCGGAGTAAATAA
- a CDS encoding DOPA 4,5-dioxygenase family protein, which yields MKEESLNITGFHAHVYFDSASFATAMSIREELGNRFNVQLGRSHEKPIGPHPKSMYQVAFPSTEFAQIVPWLMLHRQELDILVHPLTGDDVSDHTRFALWLGEKLELNIDSLRKVIPANE from the coding sequence ATGAAAGAAGAATCTCTCAACATCACTGGTTTTCACGCTCACGTTTACTTTGATAGCGCTAGTTTTGCTACAGCTATGAGTATCCGTGAAGAATTGGGTAATAGATTCAATGTACAGCTTGGGCGATCGCATGAAAAACCCATTGGCCCCCACCCTAAATCCATGTACCAAGTTGCCTTCCCGTCAACAGAGTTCGCTCAAATTGTCCCCTGGTTAATGCTTCACCGTCAGGAATTAGATATTCTCGTTCATCCCTTGACAGGAGATGATGTCAGCGACCATACCCGTTTTGCCTTGTGGCTGGGAGAAAAGTTAGAACTCAACATTGATTCACTAAGGAAAGTAATACCAGCTAATGAATGA
- a CDS encoding 2-hydroxyacid dehydrogenase, with protein sequence MKVAVFSTKAYDRQFLEAANAPKQHDLVFFEPRLNQDTAILAAGFPAVCVFVHDQVDAATLEILASRGTRLIVLRCAGFNNVDLKAANKLGVNVVRVPAYSPYGVAEHAVGLILSLNRKIHRAYNRVREGNFALDGLLGFNINGRTVGIIGTGKIGLILGQIMKGFGCRLLAYDVYHNPEMLALGGEYVELPELFANSDIISLHCPLMPQTHHLINAEAIEQVKPGVMLINTSRGALIHTQAVIEGLKTGKIGSLGVDVYEQESELFFEDLSGEIIQDDIFQRLTTFPNVLITGHQAFFTEDALRNIAETTLNNIADIEQGRSCPNEIRYQPEVEAKVLVS encoded by the coding sequence ATGAAAGTAGCAGTCTTCAGTACAAAAGCCTATGATCGGCAGTTTTTAGAAGCTGCAAATGCTCCAAAGCAACATGATTTGGTGTTTTTTGAACCCCGTCTCAATCAAGATACCGCCATTTTAGCCGCCGGATTTCCGGCGGTTTGTGTATTTGTACATGATCAAGTTGATGCAGCTACTTTAGAAATTCTTGCTTCACGAGGAACTCGCTTGATTGTCCTCCGTTGTGCAGGTTTCAATAATGTAGATTTAAAAGCTGCTAATAAGTTGGGTGTTAATGTAGTTCGTGTTCCCGCCTATTCACCCTATGGTGTAGCCGAACACGCAGTAGGTTTAATTTTGAGCCTCAATCGCAAAATCCACCGCGCTTATAATCGCGTCCGTGAAGGTAATTTTGCTTTAGATGGACTTTTAGGTTTTAACATCAACGGACGTACGGTGGGAATTATCGGTACTGGTAAAATCGGTTTGATTTTGGGACAAATCATGAAAGGGTTTGGCTGTCGTCTACTCGCCTATGATGTGTACCACAACCCAGAAATGTTAGCATTAGGGGGGGAATACGTAGAATTACCGGAACTATTTGCCAATTCTGATATTATTTCTCTCCATTGCCCCCTGATGCCGCAAACTCATCACTTAATCAACGCGGAAGCAATCGAGCAGGTAAAGCCAGGGGTAATGTTAATCAATACCAGCAGAGGTGCGCTCATTCATACCCAAGCTGTAATTGAAGGACTCAAGACTGGCAAAATCGGTTCTTTGGGTGTAGATGTTTATGAGCAGGAATCAGAATTGTTTTTTGAGGATTTATCAGGGGAAATCATTCAAGATGATATCTTCCAAAGACTGACAACATTTCCCAATGTACTTATCACAGGACACCAAGCATTTTTTACAGAAGATGCTTTACGCAACATAGCAGAGACAACCTTAAACAACATTGCTGATATTGAGCAAGGTCGTTCTTGTCCCAATGAAATCCGTTATCAACCAGAAGTAGAAGCTAAGGTTCTAGTTAGTTGA
- a CDS encoding GumC family protein has product MANISLKQGQFVTNSLSNEWKFRHLTKILLRRRFIVLGVSCIVMSATSFTAITNKPTYKSQIQILVSPNVSEEVGATNNNIDIPISIEQYSVQKNLMQSSKLIDKVVNILSFDYPNITKEHILGKTENSENSRLKVTQLETNKGAKQVLSPVFEISFQDNDPLKTKKVLLALQKVYQDYNLERRQERFNQGLAFINARLPVIKQQVRQAERKLEQFRKKHNLLDPELQSQVLIKSLTKTQEQLQVTRTQLQDINSRYQNLEERITEASQKALISMRLAQSSRYKTLTSELQKTEQTLAKEQLRYTDDSPIVQSLKQQRQSQLTLVQQELKRLTAEIRTETTPEPGQLVGVDPNLVEEFVQVQTTALGLIANEKSLRESEQRIRSELRKYPSLIAEYQRLLPELETQRKTLEQMLQAQQSMGMKIAHGGFDWLVLEEPNLGTYVGNDRFWLVLVGMITGPILGVVLALIWGMRHRIIHSAQDLQKVSNLRLLGTVPKLAPRTMEKRLPNLSWLGGRNVAESEEVGNSWLPCHETLDMVYQNTQILKYPVPFKSVMVTSALPGEGRTTLAMGLAASAAHMHRRVLLIDANLRSPKLHKILQLSNDWGLSLLLLDETNTEVQDYIQPIHPSIDILTAGPTPEDAVELLSSQRLKDLIELFEETYDLVLIDAPPILGTVDGRIVASYCHGIMMVGRIGWVTQTELTQAVEILNSLNLVGIIANDMSSYHKG; this is encoded by the coding sequence GTGGCTAACATCAGTTTAAAACAAGGACAATTTGTTACCAATTCTTTGTCAAATGAATGGAAGTTTAGACATCTTACTAAAATTCTTCTAAGACGACGTTTTATAGTGTTGGGCGTTTCTTGTATCGTGATGTCAGCTACTAGCTTTACAGCCATAACAAACAAACCCACTTATAAAAGCCAGATACAAATATTAGTCAGCCCTAATGTATCTGAAGAGGTAGGTGCAACAAATAATAATATAGATATTCCCATAAGTATTGAGCAATACTCTGTGCAGAAAAACTTGATGCAGAGTTCTAAATTAATAGATAAGGTGGTAAACATACTAAGTTTTGACTATCCCAATATTACTAAAGAACATATTTTAGGGAAAACAGAGAATAGTGAAAATTCTCGCTTAAAAGTAACTCAGCTAGAGACTAATAAAGGAGCAAAGCAAGTTCTTAGCCCCGTATTTGAAATTTCTTTTCAAGATAACGACCCATTGAAAACTAAAAAAGTACTTCTAGCTTTACAAAAGGTCTATCAGGATTACAATCTAGAGCGAAGACAAGAGCGATTTAATCAAGGATTAGCATTTATTAATGCTCGGTTACCAGTAATTAAACAACAGGTAAGACAAGCTGAGAGAAAATTAGAACAGTTTCGTAAGAAGCACAATTTACTAGATCCAGAATTACAAAGTCAAGTTTTAATAAAATCCTTGACTAAAACGCAAGAACAGTTACAAGTAACTCGTACCCAATTACAAGATATTAATTCCCGCTATCAAAACTTAGAAGAAAGAATCACAGAGGCTAGTCAAAAAGCGCTCATCTCAATGCGTTTGGCTCAATCAAGTCGTTATAAAACACTGACGAGTGAATTACAAAAGACTGAACAAACTCTGGCCAAAGAGCAGCTACGTTATACAGATGACTCCCCTATTGTGCAGAGTCTCAAGCAGCAACGCCAGAGTCAATTAACTTTAGTACAGCAAGAGTTAAAACGGTTAACTGCGGAAATTAGAACAGAAACAACTCCAGAACCAGGACAACTGGTTGGAGTTGATCCAAATTTAGTGGAAGAATTTGTTCAAGTACAGACGACGGCTTTAGGATTAATTGCTAACGAAAAGAGCCTCAGAGAATCAGAACAACGTATCCGTTCTGAATTGAGAAAATATCCTAGTTTGATAGCAGAATATCAACGTCTTTTACCAGAACTAGAAACGCAACGCAAAACACTTGAGCAAATGTTGCAAGCACAACAATCAATGGGGATGAAAATTGCTCATGGAGGTTTTGATTGGTTGGTATTAGAGGAACCAAATCTGGGAACTTATGTTGGTAATGATAGGTTTTGGTTAGTACTTGTCGGTATGATTACTGGCCCGATTTTGGGTGTTGTCTTGGCGCTGATTTGGGGAATGCGTCATCGGATTATTCATTCTGCACAAGATTTGCAGAAGGTAAGTAACTTAAGATTACTGGGAACAGTACCGAAGTTAGCACCCCGGACGATGGAAAAACGCCTTCCCAATTTATCTTGGCTTGGGGGACGCAACGTAGCTGAGTCTGAGGAAGTAGGTAATTCTTGGCTACCTTGCCACGAAACCTTGGATATGGTCTACCAAAACACTCAAATATTGAAGTATCCTGTCCCTTTTAAGTCCGTGATGGTAACTTCAGCGCTACCAGGGGAAGGAAGGACAACTTTAGCGATGGGGTTAGCAGCTAGTGCGGCTCATATGCACAGAAGAGTGTTACTAATTGATGCTAACTTGCGATCGCCTAAACTCCACAAAATTCTCCAACTATCAAACGACTGGGGATTATCTTTACTACTCCTCGATGAGACAAACACTGAAGTTCAAGATTATATCCAGCCAATTCACCCTTCTATTGATATTTTGACTGCGGGGCCAACACCAGAAGACGCGGTAGAATTGCTCAGTTCTCAGCGATTGAAAGATTTAATTGAGTTATTTGAGGAAACTTACGACTTAGTATTGATAGATGCTCCACCCATTTTAGGCACAGTCGATGGCAGAATTGTTGCCTCCTACTGTCATGGAATTATGATGGTAGGGCGCATTGGTTGGGTAACACAAACTGAACTAACTCAAGCTGTGGAGATATTAAACAGCTTAAACTTAGTTGGCATTATCGCTAATGATATGAGTAGTTATCACAAGGGTTGA
- a CDS encoding DUF427 domain-containing protein, with protein sequence MPRAIWNGAVLAESDNTVVVEGNHYFPADAINKEYFQASETHTTCPWKGVASYYSIEVDGQVNKDAAWYYPSTKEKAKNIEGYVAFWKGVKVETK encoded by the coding sequence ATGCCAAGAGCCATCTGGAATGGAGCTGTGTTAGCCGAGAGCGATAACACTGTAGTCGTGGAAGGTAACCATTATTTTCCGGCTGATGCAATTAACAAGGAATATTTTCAAGCGAGTGAAACTCACACCACTTGTCCGTGGAAAGGTGTCGCCAGTTACTACAGCATCGAAGTTGATGGACAAGTTAACAAAGATGCTGCTTGGTACTATCCCAGCACTAAAGAAAAAGCAAAGAATATTGAAGGTTACGTAGCCTTTTGGAAAGGTGTAAAGGTTGAGACTAAATAG
- a CDS encoding DNA adenine methylase has translation MVSQIPKETCPRPFLKWAGGKSRLIPQYLSHLPKNYRTYHEPFLGGGALFFYLQPSKSILTDINSELITTYRCVRDRIEELISLLKEHKGQHNRDYYYSVRGKTVDNELEQAARFIYLNKTCYNGLYRVNSQGQFNVPFGKYNNPNICQEDLLRAASNVLATSEIKQADFTEVLNYATGSEDFVFFDPPYYPISSTSYFTGYSKNSFGEKDQLILRNTCVELASRGVKVAVCNSDSEFIKNIYQEIGFNIYFIEAKRSINSNIKKRGLVKELLITSY, from the coding sequence ATGGTAAGCCAAATCCCTAAAGAAACCTGCCCACGTCCATTTTTAAAGTGGGCTGGGGGTAAAAGTAGGTTAATTCCGCAATATCTGTCACATTTACCCAAGAATTATCGGACTTACCATGAGCCATTTTTGGGAGGTGGTGCTTTATTTTTCTATCTCCAACCGAGCAAATCTATTTTAACTGATATTAATTCTGAGCTAATTACTACTTATCGCTGTGTCCGCGATCGCATCGAGGAATTAATTAGCCTTTTAAAAGAGCATAAAGGTCAACATAATAGAGATTATTATTATAGTGTCCGAGGAAAAACTGTTGATAATGAGTTAGAACAAGCCGCACGATTTATTTATCTCAATAAAACTTGTTACAATGGTCTTTATCGGGTAAATTCTCAAGGTCAATTTAACGTTCCTTTCGGTAAATATAATAATCCTAATATCTGTCAAGAAGATTTACTCAGAGCCGCTTCCAATGTGCTTGCTACCTCAGAAATCAAACAAGCCGATTTTACAGAGGTGCTGAATTATGCTACTGGTAGTGAGGATTTCGTTTTTTTTGACCCGCCATATTATCCTATTAGTAGTACTAGCTACTTTACAGGTTATAGTAAAAATTCTTTTGGAGAAAAAGACCAGTTAATTTTAAGAAATACTTGTGTAGAACTGGCTAGCCGAGGTGTTAAAGTAGCTGTGTGCAATTCTGATTCCGAATTTATTAAGAATATATATCAAGAAATAGGGTTTAATATTTATTTTATTGAGGCAAAAAGGTCAATTAATTCTAATATAAAAAAACGAGGTTTAGTTAAAGAGTTACTCATCACATCATATTAA
- a CDS encoding DUF751 family protein, producing MFDGFWDNVFRYPRYLITIVLGIFLNTFEPLFPLLKRPVTLIAIVGLLVGGLAFITFTLRAMLGFGTI from the coding sequence ATGTTTGATGGATTTTGGGATAACGTTTTTCGCTACCCCCGTTATTTGATCACTATTGTATTAGGTATTTTCCTAAACACTTTTGAGCCACTATTCCCTCTGTTAAAACGCCCCGTTACTTTAATCGCCATTGTGGGTTTGTTGGTAGGCGGGCTAGCGTTCATCACTTTTACATTAAGAGCCATGCTTGGCTTCGGTACAATCTAG